From Schaalia sp. ZJ405, one genomic window encodes:
- a CDS encoding Abi family protein, with protein MGPQVKQPTTLEEQLELLSKRGMALDEPLARQWLSNVSYYRLSGYWYPYRVLPESADPKDPVRLDDFVEDTSFCEVAALYEFDRKLRALVHDGIERIEVALRTRVGEWITQYGALAYREPSLFREGFDHVAWLARVYGRVVRAKSSNAAIRHYVNKYGQYPFWVVAEVLDFSDVSLLFDGLPADAQHRISASLGFDVNADQLNSKQKKSYYDRDPLVRWCEQLTVVRNVCAHHARLFNRHLTPASTNAFRTITALSSLPDGQSDKLYGALLVMAFMLRTISPGTTWPSKLTGLIQKDFENLSLRSITEMGFPDNWEVSLDTPHRSYSFM; from the coding sequence ATGGGACCTCAGGTCAAGCAACCAACCACGCTTGAGGAGCAGCTCGAGCTTCTATCCAAACGCGGCATGGCTCTTGATGAGCCCCTTGCCCGGCAGTGGCTGTCAAACGTTTCGTACTACAGGCTGTCTGGCTATTGGTACCCCTACCGCGTCCTACCAGAAAGCGCTGATCCAAAGGATCCAGTTCGATTAGATGACTTCGTTGAAGACACATCATTTTGCGAGGTCGCTGCCCTATACGAGTTTGACCGCAAACTGCGTGCTCTGGTGCATGATGGGATCGAGCGCATCGAAGTTGCTCTGCGCACTCGAGTTGGCGAGTGGATTACGCAATATGGTGCGTTGGCTTATCGTGAACCATCGTTGTTCCGTGAAGGATTCGATCACGTTGCTTGGCTTGCAAGAGTTTATGGTCGAGTTGTGCGAGCAAAGTCAAGCAATGCAGCAATTCGTCACTATGTGAACAAGTACGGGCAGTACCCGTTCTGGGTAGTGGCTGAGGTGCTGGATTTTTCAGATGTATCCCTTTTATTTGATGGATTACCTGCTGATGCCCAACACCGTATTTCTGCTAGCCTCGGATTCGATGTAAATGCTGATCAGCTCAACTCGAAGCAGAAGAAAAGCTATTACGATAGGGATCCCCTTGTGCGTTGGTGCGAGCAGTTGACTGTTGTGCGCAACGTTTGCGCCCATCATGCCCGCCTGTTCAACAGGCATCTCACGCCAGCATCAACGAACGCTTTCCGCACCATTACTGCTCTCTCGTCGCTACCGGATGGGCAGAGCGACAAACTTTATGGGGCTCTACTGGTTATGGCATTCATGCTCCGCACTATATCGCCGGGCACAACATGGCCGTCAAAGCTCACAGGCTTGATTCAAAAGGATTTCGAGAATCTCAGCCTACGCAGTATCACTGAAATGGGGTTCCCTGACAATTGGGAAGTCAGCCTAGATACCCCTCATCGCTCCTATTCCTTCATGTAG
- a CDS encoding BRO-N domain-containing protein yields the protein MYAKDAATALGYTNTNKAIKDHCDRNHHTLCTYKQVKAPFSTESFPITPEPRPRLLHRPHHATSVRVIWSPACHRGNRPWGRGTETRDLVARGSQCRCSGEYTHRKIRLHPRSSSRQLPGTPVRWKETRRLGE from the coding sequence ATCTACGCAAAGGACGCCGCCACCGCGCTGGGATACACCAACACGAATAAGGCGATCAAAGATCACTGCGACAGGAATCATCACACACTCTGCACATATAAGCAGGTCAAAGCTCCTTTTTCCACTGAGAGTTTTCCGATTACTCCTGAGCCTCGTCCTCGTCTACTCCACCGGCCACACCACGCTACTTCTGTGCGCGTGATCTGGTCGCCCGCGTGCCACAGGGGCAACCGCCCGTGGGGGCGGGGAACTGAGACGCGTGATCTAGTCGCCCGTGGGTCACAGTGTCGTTGCTCAGGAGAATACACCCACCGAAAGATCCGCTTGCATCCCAGGTCAAGTTCACGCCAATTGCCAGGTACTCCTGTGCGCTGGAAGGAAACACGACGGTTGGGCGAATAG